Proteins co-encoded in one Gopherus evgoodei ecotype Sinaloan lineage chromosome 4, rGopEvg1_v1.p, whole genome shotgun sequence genomic window:
- the MBIP gene encoding MAP3K12-binding inhibitory protein 1 isoform X3, whose amino-acid sequence MAAVGESCQCQPDAHTPETLAAPAAREVLSGALRSLPRLTGQPLLEKLQSMIKEENIVPVEDADKTEGKKLDTNSKLSNNTSQIEKKYTSYDSGDLKEAPINFDSEVVQIKAGKAEIDRRISAFIERKQAEINENNVREFCNVIDCNQENSCARTDAVFTPYPGFKSHVKVSRVVNTYGPQTRSEGTHGSSHKASILLRDCGNQAVEERLQNIEAHLRLQTGGPVPRDIYQRIKKLEDKILELEGMSPEYFLSVNFSGKRRKVQPPHKYSLAELDEKITALKQALLRKTNEAKSKEVDELI is encoded by the exons ATGGCCGCCGTGGGGGAGTCTTGCCAGTGTCAGCCCGATGCCCACACGCCGGAGACTCTCGCCGCCCCGGCCGCCAGAGAGGTGCTGAGCGGCGCCCTGCGCTCCCTGCCCAGGCTGACGGGGCAG CCTCTTTTAGAAAAACTCCAGTCAATGATTAAAGAGGAAAATATAGTCCCTGTTGAAGATGCGGATAAAACAGAAGGCAAGAAGTTGGATACAAATTCAAAGTTATCCAATAATACCTCACAGATAGAAAAAAAATATACAAGTTATGATTCAGGAGATCTGAAAGAGGCTCCTATTAATTTTGACTCAGAGGTGGTCCAGATAAAAGCTGGAAAAGCAGAA ATTGACAGGAGGATATCAGCCTTCATTGAGAGGAAACAAGCTGAGATCAATGAAAATAATGTCAGGGAATTTTGCAATGTTATTGATTGTAATCAAG AGAACAGCTGTGCCAGAACAGATGCAGTTTTCACACCTTATCCTGGATTTAAGAGTCATGTAAAGG TTTCTAGAGTTGTGAATACCTATGGTCCCCAGACTAGATCTGAAGGAACACACGGGTCCAGTCATAAAGCAAGTATCCTGCTTCGTGACTGTGGAAACCAAGCGGTAGAGGAAAGACTGCAAAACATTGAAGCTCATTTACGGTTACAAACAG GTGGTCCAGTACCTAGAGATATTTATCAGAGAATTAAAAAGCTTGAAGATAAAATTCTCGAGTTGGAAGGAATGTCCCCtgaatattttctctctgtg AATTTTTCTGGCAAAAGGAGGAAGGTCCAACCACCCCAT aaaTATTCGCTGGCTGAACTTGATGAGAAGATCACTGCACTTAAACAAGCACTACTGAGAAAAACAAATGAAGCAAAGTCCAAGGAGGTTGATGAACTTATTTGA
- the MBIP gene encoding MAP3K12-binding inhibitory protein 1 isoform X1, whose amino-acid sequence MAAVGESCQCQPDAHTPETLAAPAAREVLSGALRSLPRLTGQLNLGDDVVKIVIDWSKLQSTLALQPTLLFSALQQHILYLQPLLEKLQSMIKEENIVPVEDADKTEGKKLDTNSKLSNNTSQIEKKYTSYDSGDLKEAPINFDSEVVQIKAGKAEIDRRISAFIERKQAEINENNVREFCNVIDCNQENSCARTDAVFTPYPGFKSHVKVSRVVNTYGPQTRSEGTHGSSHKASILLRDCGNQAVEERLQNIEAHLRLQTGGPVPRDIYQRIKKLEDKILELEGMSPEYFLSVNFSGKRRKVQPPHKYSLAELDEKITALKQALLRKTNEAKSKEVDELI is encoded by the exons ATGGCCGCCGTGGGGGAGTCTTGCCAGTGTCAGCCCGATGCCCACACGCCGGAGACTCTCGCCGCCCCGGCCGCCAGAGAGGTGCTGAGCGGCGCCCTGCGCTCCCTGCCCAGGCTGACGGGGCAG CTTAACCTTGGAGATGATGTGGTGAAAATTGTAATCGATTGGAGCAAGCTTCAAAGTACTTTGGCACTCCAGCCTACATTGCTCTTTAGTGCACTTCAGCAACATATTTTATATTTGCAG CCTCTTTTAGAAAAACTCCAGTCAATGATTAAAGAGGAAAATATAGTCCCTGTTGAAGATGCGGATAAAACAGAAGGCAAGAAGTTGGATACAAATTCAAAGTTATCCAATAATACCTCACAGATAGAAAAAAAATATACAAGTTATGATTCAGGAGATCTGAAAGAGGCTCCTATTAATTTTGACTCAGAGGTGGTCCAGATAAAAGCTGGAAAAGCAGAA ATTGACAGGAGGATATCAGCCTTCATTGAGAGGAAACAAGCTGAGATCAATGAAAATAATGTCAGGGAATTTTGCAATGTTATTGATTGTAATCAAG AGAACAGCTGTGCCAGAACAGATGCAGTTTTCACACCTTATCCTGGATTTAAGAGTCATGTAAAGG TTTCTAGAGTTGTGAATACCTATGGTCCCCAGACTAGATCTGAAGGAACACACGGGTCCAGTCATAAAGCAAGTATCCTGCTTCGTGACTGTGGAAACCAAGCGGTAGAGGAAAGACTGCAAAACATTGAAGCTCATTTACGGTTACAAACAG GTGGTCCAGTACCTAGAGATATTTATCAGAGAATTAAAAAGCTTGAAGATAAAATTCTCGAGTTGGAAGGAATGTCCCCtgaatattttctctctgtg AATTTTTCTGGCAAAAGGAGGAAGGTCCAACCACCCCAT aaaTATTCGCTGGCTGAACTTGATGAGAAGATCACTGCACTTAAACAAGCACTACTGAGAAAAACAAATGAAGCAAAGTCCAAGGAGGTTGATGAACTTATTTGA
- the MBIP gene encoding MAP3K12-binding inhibitory protein 1 isoform X2 — MAAVGESCQCQPDAHTPETLAAPAAREVLSGALRSLPRLTGQLNLGDDVVKIVIDWSKLQSTLALQPTLLFSALQQHILYLQPLLEKLQSMIKEENIVPVEDADKTEGKKLDTNSKLSNNTSQIEKKYTSYDSGDLKEAPINFDSEVVQIKAGKAEIDRRISAFIERKQAEINENNVREFCNVIDCNQENSCARTDAVFTPYPGFKSHVKVSRVVNTYGPQTRSEGTHGSSHKASILLRDCGNQAVEERLQNIEAHLRLQTGGPVPRDIYQRIKKLEDKILELEGMSPEYFLSVKYSLAELDEKITALKQALLRKTNEAKSKEVDELI; from the exons ATGGCCGCCGTGGGGGAGTCTTGCCAGTGTCAGCCCGATGCCCACACGCCGGAGACTCTCGCCGCCCCGGCCGCCAGAGAGGTGCTGAGCGGCGCCCTGCGCTCCCTGCCCAGGCTGACGGGGCAG CTTAACCTTGGAGATGATGTGGTGAAAATTGTAATCGATTGGAGCAAGCTTCAAAGTACTTTGGCACTCCAGCCTACATTGCTCTTTAGTGCACTTCAGCAACATATTTTATATTTGCAG CCTCTTTTAGAAAAACTCCAGTCAATGATTAAAGAGGAAAATATAGTCCCTGTTGAAGATGCGGATAAAACAGAAGGCAAGAAGTTGGATACAAATTCAAAGTTATCCAATAATACCTCACAGATAGAAAAAAAATATACAAGTTATGATTCAGGAGATCTGAAAGAGGCTCCTATTAATTTTGACTCAGAGGTGGTCCAGATAAAAGCTGGAAAAGCAGAA ATTGACAGGAGGATATCAGCCTTCATTGAGAGGAAACAAGCTGAGATCAATGAAAATAATGTCAGGGAATTTTGCAATGTTATTGATTGTAATCAAG AGAACAGCTGTGCCAGAACAGATGCAGTTTTCACACCTTATCCTGGATTTAAGAGTCATGTAAAGG TTTCTAGAGTTGTGAATACCTATGGTCCCCAGACTAGATCTGAAGGAACACACGGGTCCAGTCATAAAGCAAGTATCCTGCTTCGTGACTGTGGAAACCAAGCGGTAGAGGAAAGACTGCAAAACATTGAAGCTCATTTACGGTTACAAACAG GTGGTCCAGTACCTAGAGATATTTATCAGAGAATTAAAAAGCTTGAAGATAAAATTCTCGAGTTGGAAGGAATGTCCCCtgaatattttctctctgtg aaaTATTCGCTGGCTGAACTTGATGAGAAGATCACTGCACTTAAACAAGCACTACTGAGAAAAACAAATGAAGCAAAGTCCAAGGAGGTTGATGAACTTATTTGA